The Methanolacinia petrolearia DSM 11571 genome has a segment encoding these proteins:
- a CDS encoding methyl-coenzyme M reductase glutamine C-methyltransferase translates to MKFTVVSPEIYTYGAMLIGGVLRDEGYNVSLSTKLSVKPKETLMLSLFSTQHLLSDEIKKLVKDHRSKGGKVYVGGPVSAYFEMVLGELEPDCVCVGEGEETVKKLAGDGVSNDFPGLAFYDDGSEIVFTGKAERVDVNKRPLPLIPPDIGSQDIRGASAYIETHRGCTGGCTFCQVPRYFGRDIQSRSVEDILKEVREFKKRGAKRLSVSGGTGSLFQYKNGEINEEKFIELMKGMAEIMGPKNISSPDIRVDCISDNILEAIRNYTIGWIFFGLESGSDRVLKKMGKGATANQAAEAVAACHEHGLKAAGSFIVGYPGETEEDYEMTKDFITMNQLDDVFISIAEPIPKTPLADLVLRTPDEENPVFVPHTDEYKALKITEAEARSFDLMMHADLFRTNMRPVTNDIFDIYLKNVRKDGDDIRRATAVLRKYYGE, encoded by the coding sequence ATGAAATTCACCGTTGTCTCCCCGGAGATCTACACCTACGGGGCCATGCTTATCGGCGGCGTCCTGAGGGACGAGGGATACAATGTCAGCCTGAGCACGAAGCTGAGCGTAAAGCCAAAAGAGACACTGATGCTCAGCCTTTTTTCCACCCAGCATCTCCTCTCGGACGAGATCAAAAAGCTGGTAAAGGATCACAGGTCAAAGGGTGGAAAGGTGTACGTCGGAGGCCCGGTTTCCGCGTACTTCGAGATGGTTCTGGGGGAACTGGAACCGGACTGCGTATGTGTAGGAGAGGGGGAGGAGACGGTAAAAAAACTTGCAGGAGACGGTGTTTCCAACGACTTCCCGGGTCTTGCATTCTATGACGATGGCAGTGAGATCGTATTTACCGGAAAGGCCGAAAGAGTCGATGTAAATAAGAGACCCCTCCCGCTGATACCTCCCGACATCGGGTCGCAGGATATCAGGGGTGCATCGGCATATATAGAGACACACAGGGGCTGTACCGGAGGATGTACGTTCTGTCAGGTCCCCCGTTACTTTGGCAGGGACATCCAGAGCAGGAGCGTAGAGGATATCCTCAAAGAGGTCAGGGAGTTCAAAAAGAGAGGAGCGAAGAGGCTCTCGGTTTCCGGCGGAACGGGATCGCTGTTCCAGTATAAAAACGGAGAGATCAACGAGGAGAAGTTCATCGAACTGATGAAGGGAATGGCGGAGATTATGGGCCCTAAGAATATTTCGTCGCCGGATATACGGGTGGACTGCATATCCGACAATATCCTTGAAGCTATTCGTAACTACACGATAGGCTGGATCTTCTTCGGCCTCGAATCGGGAAGCGACAGGGTCCTGAAGAAGATGGGAAAAGGGGCGACTGCAAATCAGGCTGCTGAGGCAGTAGCCGCATGCCACGAGCATGGGCTGAAGGCGGCAGGCAGTTTCATCGTCGGTTATCCCGGTGAAACGGAGGAGGACTACGAGATGACGAAGGACTTTATCACTATGAACCAGTTGGATGATGTCTTCATCTCGATAGCAGAACCGATCCCAAAGACTCCTCTTGCAGACCTTGTTCTACGGACTCCCGACGAAGAGAACCCTGTCTTTGTCCCTCACACCGACGAGTACAAGGCCTTAAAGATCACCGAGGCCGAGGCGAGATCGTTCGACCTGATGATGCATGCCGATCTCTTCAGGACGAACATGAGGCCTGTTACAAACGACATCTTCGATATCTATCTTAAAAATGTCAGGAAGGACGGAGACGATATCAGGCGGGCAACCGC